In Gracilimonas sp., a single window of DNA contains:
- a CDS encoding F0F1 ATP synthase subunit gamma, translating into MQKLEQLQRKVKSAEELQSITRTMKILSAVSIHQFEEAVRSLSEYFGTLELGMQIVLRSAYSNLIPVEKKDRVSAVGIIASGSGQSLCGPFDEVMSDYIRENVENSDSENLHVLVLGERLADHLVKDGFTIQKVLEVPGSVEGISSVVLSLLKEIEHWQSELKIESIQLIHNKPLARKGFTPRVQHLLPMNKAWLDRLISRPWSTNNLPQFTMDADVLFMSLLRQYLFVSLFRALAESLAAEYGSRLSSMQRAEKKIEERLGLLRNKFLHERQASITEELLDIMAGFEAVSHLKR; encoded by the coding sequence ATGCAAAAGCTGGAGCAACTTCAAAGAAAAGTGAAAAGCGCGGAGGAATTACAGTCGATCACTCGAACCATGAAGATTCTATCGGCTGTAAGTATCCATCAGTTTGAGGAAGCGGTTCGGTCACTTTCGGAATATTTTGGTACGCTGGAGTTGGGTATGCAAATTGTGTTGAGATCAGCGTACTCCAACCTGATACCTGTTGAAAAGAAGGATCGGGTATCAGCTGTGGGAATTATTGCCAGTGGGTCGGGGCAGTCACTTTGCGGTCCCTTTGATGAGGTGATGTCAGATTATATCCGGGAAAATGTAGAAAACTCCGATTCTGAAAATCTGCATGTTTTGGTGCTTGGTGAACGGTTGGCTGATCATTTAGTAAAGGATGGGTTCACGATTCAAAAGGTGCTTGAGGTGCCGGGAAGTGTAGAAGGAATTAGTTCGGTAGTGCTATCGCTTTTGAAAGAGATTGAGCACTGGCAAAGCGAACTGAAGATCGAATCTATTCAGTTGATTCATAACAAACCGCTGGCCCGAAAAGGATTCACCCCACGAGTTCAACATCTGTTGCCAATGAACAAAGCCTGGTTGGATCGACTGATTAGCCGTCCATGGTCCACCAATAACCTTCCCCAATTTACCATGGATGCTGATGTGTTATTCATGTCGTTACTGCGGCAGTATTTGTTTGTATCGCTGTTCAGAGCACTGGCAGAATCACTAGCGGCCGAATATGGAAGTCGGCTCAGTTCTATGCAACGTGCAGAAAAAAAGATTGAAGAACGATTGGGACTGCTTCGGAATAAATTTTTACATGAGCGACAGGCATCCATCACCGAAGAGTTGCTGGATATTATGGCAGGTTTTGAGGCGGTTTCCCATCTGAAAAGATAG
- a CDS encoding alternate F1F0 ATPase, F1 subunit alpha translates to MNDQLFISAASKAILGFEEILKQEKQLQFREYGKVISVGEGFARVAGLPNVGIDELVWFESGCPGLVYNLDEDEIGIILLGEEQDIEAGHEVYRSGKIVEIPVGEELIGRVIDPLGRVLDGRKPLLGKQKYPIERPAPPIIQRAPVERPLQTGIKVIDALFPIGRGQRELILGDRQTGKTTIAVDTIINQQDTEMICIYCAIGKQNAATARVIKDLRAKAAMKYSIVVSASSDSPVGLQYIAPYAATSIGEFFMEQGKDVLIVYDDLTWHARAYRELALLLRRPPGREAYPGDIFYIHSRLLERSTHLKSLYGGGSMTALPIVETQAQNISAFIPTNLISITDGQLYLSPVLFQKDVLPAVDTGKSVSRVGSNAQLPAYRSVTKKLRLAYAQFEELEAFSRFSSRLDEETQKVIRRGRLIREILKQPQLQPIKVEEQMVLLLAATSNLLDVFPPGNIPELKEQIRQRVKVISDEINHRMNWEDYLKEEDREFLLNIVRPLISQKKEEG, encoded by the coding sequence ATGAATGATCAACTATTCATTTCTGCAGCTTCCAAAGCCATCTTGGGATTTGAAGAGATATTAAAGCAGGAGAAACAACTTCAGTTTCGAGAATATGGCAAAGTGATATCGGTGGGAGAAGGATTCGCCAGGGTCGCTGGCTTACCCAATGTGGGTATCGACGAGTTGGTTTGGTTTGAAAGCGGATGTCCGGGGTTGGTCTATAACCTCGATGAGGATGAAATCGGGATCATTTTATTAGGGGAAGAACAAGATATTGAAGCCGGGCATGAGGTCTATCGTTCAGGGAAAATAGTGGAAATTCCGGTGGGTGAAGAACTGATAGGGCGGGTGATCGACCCACTTGGGCGAGTTTTAGACGGCAGAAAACCGCTGTTGGGTAAGCAAAAATATCCCATCGAACGTCCGGCTCCGCCCATCATTCAGCGAGCACCGGTTGAACGGCCACTGCAAACCGGGATCAAAGTGATCGATGCCTTATTTCCCATCGGACGTGGACAGCGTGAGCTCATTCTTGGCGATCGGCAAACCGGAAAAACCACTATCGCGGTAGATACCATCATCAATCAACAAGACACAGAAATGATCTGTATCTATTGCGCCATCGGAAAACAAAATGCGGCTACTGCGCGGGTGATCAAAGATCTGAGAGCCAAAGCTGCCATGAAATATTCCATCGTGGTGTCGGCCAGCAGTGATAGTCCGGTGGGCTTGCAGTACATCGCGCCCTATGCGGCTACTAGCATCGGGGAATTTTTTATGGAGCAAGGCAAAGACGTGTTGATCGTTTATGATGATCTCACCTGGCACGCACGAGCGTATCGAGAACTGGCATTGTTACTGCGTCGCCCTCCCGGACGTGAAGCCTATCCCGGCGATATTTTCTATATCCATTCAAGATTGTTAGAACGCTCCACGCACTTGAAATCACTTTATGGGGGGGGATCAATGACGGCCCTACCCATCGTGGAAACCCAAGCTCAAAATATCTCGGCATTCATTCCCACAAATCTGATCTCCATTACCGACGGACAGCTTTACCTGTCACCTGTACTGTTCCAGAAAGACGTGCTCCCTGCCGTGGATACAGGGAAATCGGTCTCCCGAGTGGGATCGAATGCGCAACTTCCGGCTTATCGATCGGTCACCAAAAAGCTGCGTCTGGCCTATGCACAATTTGAGGAGTTAGAGGCCTTTTCCCGATTCAGTTCTCGCTTGGATGAAGAAACGCAAAAAGTGATCCGTCGTGGACGTTTGATCCGCGAAATCTTGAAACAACCGCAGCTGCAGCCCATCAAAGTAGAGGAACAGATGGTGCTATTGCTGGCTGCCACCTCAAATCTTCTGGATGTATTTCCTCCCGGTAATATTCCCGAGTTGAAGGAGCAGATCCGGCAAAGAGTGAAGGTAATATCCGATGAGATCAATCACCGCATGAATTGGGAAGACTATCTTAAGGAAGAGGACCGGGAATTTCTATTGAATATTGTTCGCCCGCTGATCTCACAAAAAAAAGAAGAGGGATAA
- a CDS encoding F0F1 ATP synthase subunit delta, whose product MQLDWFTFGAQIINFLILLWLLQRFLYKPVQQVMQKREKEITGKLEEARLTLVDARTKLSEYQQKLDQLIENEKAMIAESRQEAEEYRKNLLMEARYEIEKIQNRWRRTIDEEKEQFLTELEERSFEKLLDAVQKIIGELAGQGLEHHVLTNFIHKIEQISQEQIKTFTESSDHKLDITTAFPLKEKDRHKIEAILRQVFVDDIECQFEDKPELGLGIEIRTSGWKMGWNLRSYLEEMKADLSSFLETKGMEETQNITGEETA is encoded by the coding sequence GTGCAACTCGATTGGTTCACATTTGGGGCACAGATCATCAATTTCCTGATCCTGTTGTGGTTACTGCAGCGGTTCTTGTATAAACCGGTTCAGCAAGTCATGCAAAAGCGAGAAAAGGAGATCACAGGTAAACTCGAAGAGGCCCGACTGACACTGGTTGATGCCCGTACGAAGCTATCAGAATATCAGCAAAAGCTGGATCAACTTATTGAGAATGAAAAAGCAATGATAGCAGAATCGCGGCAGGAAGCGGAGGAATATCGCAAGAATTTGCTCATGGAAGCTCGCTATGAGATTGAGAAAATTCAGAATCGCTGGCGGAGAACCATTGACGAGGAAAAGGAACAATTTCTGACAGAATTAGAAGAACGGTCTTTTGAAAAACTGTTGGATGCGGTGCAAAAGATTATCGGTGAGTTGGCCGGACAGGGGTTAGAGCATCACGTATTGACTAATTTCATTCACAAAATTGAACAGATTTCGCAGGAGCAGATCAAGACGTTCACTGAAAGTTCAGATCATAAGCTTGATATCACAACCGCTTTTCCCCTCAAAGAAAAAGATCGACACAAAATAGAAGCAATACTTAGGCAGGTATTTGTGGATGACATAGAGTGTCAGTTTGAAGATAAACCGGAGTTAGGATTAGGCATCGAAATTCGGACTTCAGGATGGAAAATGGGCTGGAATTTGAGATCCTATTTGGAAGAGATGAAAGCTGATCTAAGCTCATTTCTGGAAACAAAGGGAATGGAAGAAACTCAGAATATCACAGGGGAGGAAACAGCATGA
- a CDS encoding F0F1 ATP synthase subunit C: MEIEGIIGMVSIITAGFTIAIGSIAPALGEGKALAQALTAIAQQPDETPAITRTLFVGLAMVESTAIYCFVVALILIFANPFWNFVIGG; encoded by the coding sequence ATGGAAATCGAAGGCATAATCGGGATGGTATCCATCATTACGGCAGGATTTACGATCGCCATTGGATCGATTGCCCCGGCGCTTGGTGAAGGAAAAGCGTTGGCCCAGGCATTGACGGCCATTGCTCAACAACCGGATGAAACACCGGCCATCACCCGAACGCTGTTTGTGGGATTGGCGATGGTAGAGTCAACCGCGATCTATTGTTTTGTGGTCGCCTTGATCCTCATCTTCGCAAATCCATTCTGGAATTTTGTGATTGGAGGATAA
- a CDS encoding F0F1 ATP synthase subunit A, translating into MEFNIDDIVYLEWGFLKVNATLLYSWLIMGLLVGLGWLISRNLTSGIDIGRRQALYESLVVFIVTQIEEATQQKADRYFPFISTLFLFIAFSNVIGVIPGVHSPTASLTTTAALAFSVFVAVPVFGVSTRGFRDYFSQYMKPTPLMLPFNIIGELSRTLALAIRLFGNIMSGSLIVAVLLSLSPLFFPVVMQAFGLVIGVIQAYVFSILALVYIASATRTKPNQEFESETESITSSTE; encoded by the coding sequence ATGGAATTTAACATCGATGATATAGTCTATTTAGAGTGGGGATTTCTTAAAGTGAATGCTACACTTTTGTATTCCTGGCTTATTATGGGGCTGTTGGTCGGACTGGGCTGGCTGATCTCCCGAAACTTGACCTCAGGTATCGATATCGGCAGAAGGCAAGCACTTTATGAATCGCTTGTCGTGTTTATTGTTACCCAAATTGAGGAAGCCACACAGCAAAAAGCGGATCGGTACTTTCCGTTCATTAGCACACTTTTTTTGTTCATTGCCTTTTCGAATGTGATTGGGGTGATTCCCGGCGTACATTCGCCAACAGCTTCACTTACAACAACCGCTGCACTCGCATTCAGCGTTTTCGTAGCGGTCCCGGTTTTTGGGGTGAGCACGAGAGGATTCAGGGATTATTTTTCACAATACATGAAGCCAACACCGTTAATGCTGCCATTCAATATTATCGGAGAACTTTCAAGAACACTCGCGTTGGCTATTCGTCTGTTTGGGAACATCATGAGCGGAAGCCTGATCGTAGCGGTATTGCTGAGTTTGAGTCCACTGTTTTTTCCGGTGGTGATGCAAGCCTTTGGATTGGTGATCGGGGTTATACAGGCGTACGTTTTTTCCATTTTGGCACTGGTTTATATTGCATCGGCCACCCGAACCAAACCCAATCAAGAATTTGAATCAGAAACAGAATCAATAACCTCAAGCACGGAGTAA
- a CDS encoding ATP synthase subunit I, with product MEWIRFILPLLMGVGLGILYFGGLWFTVQKINTVIYPALWMISSFFIRIGMLLITFYWLLMINWSFLAVGFIGFLLARSVFTQQFKQVKKFSVEEEYGI from the coding sequence ATGGAATGGATCAGATTTATATTGCCACTTTTGATGGGTGTTGGTTTGGGAATACTATATTTCGGAGGATTGTGGTTCACGGTTCAGAAGATCAATACAGTAATATATCCGGCATTATGGATGATCAGCAGTTTTTTCATTCGGATTGGGATGTTGTTGATCACTTTTTACTGGTTGCTGATGATAAATTGGTCGTTTTTAGCAGTCGGATTTATCGGTTTTTTGTTAGCAAGATCGGTATTCACACAGCAGTTTAAACAGGTTAAAAAATTTTCGGTGGAAGAAGAATATGGAATTTAA
- a CDS encoding AtpZ/AtpI family protein — protein sequence MEEEKKGEKLAEEIGEKSSRKLRARKEKHKGLWYGLGMFGLVGWAVSIPAVLALALGIWIDHSYKSKYSWTLMLLVFGIGIGCMNAWYWITKESRG from the coding sequence GTGGAAGAAGAAAAAAAGGGAGAAAAATTGGCAGAAGAAATCGGCGAAAAATCATCCCGAAAACTTCGTGCCCGAAAGGAAAAGCACAAAGGACTTTGGTACGGACTGGGTATGTTTGGACTGGTAGGCTGGGCGGTTAGTATTCCGGCAGTCTTAGCACTGGCGTTGGGAATCTGGATCGACCACAGCTATAAAAGCAAATATTCGTGGACTTTAATGCTGCTGGTATTTGGAATAGGCATTGGTTGTATGAATGCATGGTATTGGATCACAAAAGAATCGAGAGGATAG
- a CDS encoding F0F1 ATP synthase subunit epsilon, which translates to MMQLKVMEPEQMITDEQVVKIIAEGNNGSFCLEPKHVDFVSALKPGILLYIVGEEEHYIAVDEGILVKCGKQVLVSVLNAIKGDTLEELEQRIRKEFKKTEAMNQASKIVLKSMEADLLLRFLEFEQHR; encoded by the coding sequence ATGATGCAGCTTAAAGTGATGGAACCGGAACAAATGATCACAGATGAGCAAGTGGTTAAGATCATTGCCGAGGGAAATAATGGATCTTTTTGTCTGGAACCTAAGCATGTGGATTTTGTGTCGGCGTTGAAACCGGGCATTTTGCTTTACATTGTGGGCGAAGAAGAACATTACATAGCGGTAGATGAGGGTATTCTTGTGAAGTGTGGCAAGCAGGTGCTGGTGTCTGTGTTGAATGCCATAAAAGGGGACACACTCGAAGAATTGGAGCAGCGCATCCGAAAGGAATTCAAGAAAACGGAAGCTATGAATCAGGCATCAAAAATTGTACTCAAAAGCATGGAAGCTGATTTGTTATTGCGATTTCTGGAATTTGAACAACATCGATAA
- the atpD gene encoding F0F1 ATP synthase subunit beta: MREIKHISTSDHEQLIKAGQERAFGRVHSVRGSVIDIRFEEHLPELQSMLTSDTKKPIKAEVTVHINEKMVRALALTPTCGLQKGTIFYDTGEPLNIPVSSHLKGRMLNLFGEPIDEKGEVEVGEVRPVFQSAIPLSAQQTGQDILTTGIKAMDLLSPLERGGKAGLFGGAGVGKTVLIMEMIRNMVAQHEGISLFCGIGERCREAEELYREITAAGVLDNTIMVFGQMNEPPGARFRVGQTALTIAEYFRDVHRRDVLLLIDNIFRFVQAGSEVSGLMGKVTSRLGYQPTLGSELAQLQERICNTKNGSITSIQAVYVPADDFTDPAVTHTFSHLSSFIVLSRERASQGLYPAIDLLRSGSKMLARHIVGDWHYRVAQAVKETLAHYEDLKDIISMLGMEELSSEDRQLVHRARRLERFFTQPFAVTEQFTGIEGKMVSIEEIISGCERILDGEFDDVPEQRLFMIGNIDEAKQHDAA; the protein is encoded by the coding sequence ATGCGTGAAATCAAACACATATCAACTAGTGACCATGAACAATTAATAAAGGCTGGTCAAGAGAGAGCATTCGGACGGGTACATTCGGTTCGGGGCAGTGTTATAGATATTCGGTTTGAAGAGCATCTTCCCGAATTACAATCAATGTTGACTTCTGATACAAAAAAGCCCATTAAGGCGGAGGTGACGGTTCACATCAATGAAAAAATGGTGAGGGCGCTGGCACTTACTCCCACCTGTGGACTCCAAAAAGGAACAATTTTCTACGATACCGGAGAGCCACTTAATATTCCGGTTTCATCCCACCTAAAAGGGCGAATGTTAAATTTATTTGGTGAACCAATTGACGAAAAAGGAGAAGTGGAAGTCGGGGAGGTTCGGCCGGTCTTTCAGTCCGCTATTCCATTATCGGCTCAGCAAACCGGGCAGGATATTTTAACGACCGGTATCAAAGCTATGGACCTGCTGTCGCCGCTGGAACGAGGTGGAAAAGCAGGACTTTTTGGTGGAGCCGGAGTAGGGAAAACCGTGCTTATCATGGAGATGATCCGAAATATGGTCGCTCAGCATGAAGGCATCAGCCTGTTTTGCGGAATTGGAGAACGATGCCGCGAAGCCGAAGAGTTATACAGGGAGATCACCGCGGCCGGCGTATTGGATAATACCATCATGGTATTTGGGCAGATGAACGAACCACCCGGCGCTCGTTTTCGGGTGGGACAAACCGCCCTCACCATTGCTGAATATTTCAGGGATGTCCACCGCAGGGATGTGCTGCTGCTGATCGATAACATTTTTCGGTTTGTACAGGCCGGCTCCGAAGTTTCAGGATTGATGGGAAAAGTGACTTCAAGATTGGGATATCAGCCTACTCTGGGAAGCGAATTGGCTCAGCTTCAGGAACGCATTTGCAACACCAAAAACGGCAGCATTACCTCCATTCAGGCTGTGTATGTGCCTGCCGATGACTTTACTGATCCGGCCGTAACGCATACGTTCTCCCACTTGTCATCATTTATTGTGTTGTCGAGAGAACGTGCAAGTCAAGGTTTATATCCTGCTATTGATCTGCTGAGATCTGGTTCTAAAATGCTGGCGCGACATATTGTGGGTGATTGGCATTACCGGGTAGCGCAGGCCGTTAAAGAAACACTGGCTCATTATGAAGATCTCAAAGACATTATCTCCATGCTGGGGATGGAAGAACTTTCTTCCGAAGACCGACAACTGGTTCATCGAGCCCGTCGATTAGAGCGATTTTTTACCCAACCATTTGCTGTAACCGAACAATTCACAGGAATAGAAGGGAAGATGGTTAGCATCGAGGAGATCATCTCAGGATGCGAACGAATTTTAGATGGAGAATTCGATGACGTGCCCGAACAGCGATTGTTCATGATTGGAAACATAGATGAGGCCAAACAACATGATGCAGCTTAA
- the ppsA gene encoding phosphoenolpyruvate synthase, whose product MEEIYERLVVWFKEIGMEHLPLVGGKNASLGEMIHHLGKKGINIPNGFATTSKAYRLFIKENNLEEPISTLLQEYKSGGSSLEETGSNIRQLILKGVFPTAVAEKIAESYKQLEDLYVTKNIDVAVRSSATAEDLPHASFAGLQETFLNIRGTAELIEACKKCYASLFTNRAISYREEKNFDHMKVALSIGIQKMVRADKSCSGVMFTVDTETGFPNAVLINGSWGLGENIVQGTVNPDQFYVFKPFLKDKKRSPIIEKSLGSKELKMVYEEDGSTKTKNIPTTKAERQQFVINDKEILKLSRWAVIIEEHYETPMDIEWVKEDKTGELFIVQARPETVQSQKSEKILTSYTIKENSNEILAQGISIGNSIVHGIVKLVKNPKDLKNIQSNHILVTKMTEPDWVPALKNAAGIITDFGGRTCHAAIVSRELGISAVVGTMNATKVLNEGDMVTLSCGEGERGRVYDGFVAYNIQEVDLEKLPPTKVDIMLNLATPESAFKWWKLPTRGIGLARMEFIISHHIQIHPMALVHPDKIESEQEFEKVRKLTKGYKDHENYFIDKLAAGIAKIAASQYPHPVIVRTSDFKTNEYARLIGGSSFEPHEENPMIGWRGASRYYSDGYRDGFKLECKALKKVREEIGFKNVIVMIPFCRTLKEAERVQQEMAANGLKRGEEGLEVYVMCEIPSNYILVEEFAEYFDGFSIGSNDLTQLILGVDRDSAELAYLFDENDPAVKKAIRSVIKRAHRKNRKVGFCGQAPSDDPDFAAFLVDCEIDSISLNPDSVISTIEKIVSTEHKVPV is encoded by the coding sequence ATGGAAGAGATATATGAAAGACTTGTAGTGTGGTTCAAAGAAATAGGGATGGAGCATTTACCACTTGTTGGGGGGAAGAATGCTTCCCTTGGAGAAATGATCCATCACCTGGGTAAAAAGGGTATTAATATTCCGAATGGTTTTGCTACAACTTCCAAAGCGTACCGTCTTTTTATTAAAGAAAATAACCTTGAGGAGCCCATAAGCACTCTTTTACAGGAATATAAATCAGGGGGTTCATCACTGGAGGAAACGGGAAGCAATATCAGGCAGCTTATATTGAAGGGTGTATTCCCCACCGCAGTTGCAGAGAAGATCGCTGAGAGTTACAAACAGCTCGAAGATCTGTATGTAACAAAAAACATAGATGTTGCGGTACGCAGCAGCGCTACAGCTGAAGATCTTCCACACGCGAGTTTTGCCGGACTACAGGAAACATTTCTGAATATCAGAGGTACGGCAGAACTTATTGAGGCCTGCAAAAAATGTTATGCTTCTCTTTTTACGAACAGGGCTATATCGTATCGGGAAGAAAAGAATTTCGATCATATGAAAGTGGCTCTTTCAATAGGAATTCAAAAAATGGTACGGGCCGACAAAAGTTGTTCAGGTGTGATGTTTACCGTTGATACAGAAACCGGTTTTCCCAATGCGGTTTTGATCAATGGCTCCTGGGGGTTGGGAGAGAATATTGTGCAGGGTACCGTAAACCCGGATCAGTTTTATGTATTTAAACCATTTTTGAAGGATAAAAAAAGATCACCCATTATTGAGAAAAGCTTAGGCAGTAAAGAACTTAAGATGGTATATGAAGAAGATGGGAGTACTAAAACCAAAAACATTCCTACGACAAAAGCCGAACGTCAGCAATTCGTGATCAATGATAAAGAAATTCTGAAACTATCGAGATGGGCGGTGATAATTGAGGAGCATTATGAGACTCCAATGGACATTGAATGGGTCAAAGAAGATAAAACGGGAGAGCTATTTATCGTTCAGGCACGACCTGAGACCGTACAATCACAAAAATCCGAAAAGATTCTGACCTCATATACCATAAAAGAGAATAGCAACGAAATTCTGGCTCAGGGAATAAGCATCGGTAACAGTATTGTACATGGCATTGTGAAATTGGTTAAGAACCCAAAAGATCTGAAGAATATTCAATCCAATCACATCCTGGTTACAAAAATGACAGAGCCTGATTGGGTGCCTGCACTCAAGAATGCGGCTGGAATTATTACCGATTTTGGAGGCAGAACTTGTCATGCAGCTATTGTAAGCCGGGAACTGGGTATTTCTGCAGTGGTGGGTACGATGAATGCTACAAAAGTACTGAATGAAGGTGATATGGTTACGCTTTCCTGTGGTGAAGGAGAACGGGGAAGGGTATATGATGGATTTGTTGCTTATAACATTCAGGAAGTAGATCTGGAAAAACTGCCCCCTACAAAAGTTGATATTATGCTGAATTTGGCCACTCCGGAATCAGCTTTTAAATGGTGGAAATTACCGACGCGCGGAATAGGGCTCGCCCGCATGGAATTTATTATCAGCCATCATATTCAAATTCATCCCATGGCGTTGGTTCATCCCGATAAGATCGAAAGTGAACAAGAATTTGAGAAGGTCAGGAAGCTTACCAAGGGCTATAAGGATCATGAGAACTATTTTATTGATAAGCTGGCGGCAGGGATTGCAAAAATAGCGGCTTCTCAATATCCACATCCGGTGATCGTACGCACCAGTGATTTTAAGACCAATGAATATGCACGTCTTATTGGAGGGAGCAGCTTTGAACCTCATGAGGAGAATCCCATGATCGGTTGGAGAGGAGCTTCCCGTTATTACAGCGATGGCTACCGGGATGGATTTAAGCTGGAATGCAAAGCCTTGAAAAAAGTTCGTGAAGAGATTGGGTTTAAAAATGTGATCGTAATGATCCCATTCTGCCGAACCCTGAAAGAAGCTGAAAGGGTACAGCAGGAAATGGCAGCAAACGGATTGAAGCGTGGAGAAGAGGGACTTGAGGTTTATGTGATGTGTGAAATTCCTTCCAACTATATACTGGTCGAGGAATTTGCAGAATACTTTGATGGATTTTCGATCGGTTCCAATGATCTGACACAGCTGATTTTAGGAGTTGATCGAGATTCAGCTGAACTGGCATATTTGTTTGATGAGAATGACCCGGCTGTAAAAAAAGCAATTAGAAGTGTAATAAAGCGAGCGCATCGTAAAAACAGAAAAGTAGGATTTTGCGGTCAAGCGCCCAGTGATGACCCTGATTTTGCAGCCTTCCTGGTGGATTGTGAGATCGATTCTATTTCATTAAATCCTGATAGCGTTATCTCAACTATAGAAAAAATTGTAAGTACTGAACATAAAGTACCCGTCTGA
- a CDS encoding SDR family oxidoreductase: protein MAKSAEKYPQKIALITGAATGIGRETSLAFAQKDFKVVISDINKDELLNTKSLIERSTEGEAEMIIADVSDPDDVKGMTDEIMNKFGRLDAACNNAGVEGVSASTGEYKLEDWDKVLNVNLRGQFLCMKHEIEIMLKTGGGSIINVSSILGIVGFGNAPAYTAAKHGLIGLTKAAAIEYAPQKIRINAVCPGFIDTPMLERAGITKDEDTLTYIRSLHPMARLGKSEEVANVIVWLASEEASFITGHPLMVDGGYIAR, encoded by the coding sequence ATGGCAAAAAGTGCCGAAAAGTATCCACAAAAAATAGCCCTTATCACAGGTGCGGCAACAGGTATTGGAAGGGAAACATCTCTGGCTTTTGCTCAAAAGGATTTCAAAGTCGTCATTTCTGATATCAACAAGGATGAACTGTTGAACACCAAGTCCCTGATAGAAAGATCAACGGAAGGGGAAGCAGAAATGATCATTGCTGATGTCTCTGATCCCGATGATGTGAAGGGGATGACTGACGAGATCATGAATAAATTTGGCAGGTTGGATGCAGCGTGCAATAATGCCGGTGTTGAAGGAGTCTCCGCTTCTACCGGAGAGTATAAACTAGAAGATTGGGATAAAGTTTTAAATGTAAACCTTAGGGGACAATTCCTTTGCATGAAACACGAGATCGAGATCATGCTGAAGACGGGAGGGGGTTCCATAATCAATGTATCCTCTATTTTGGGAATAGTAGGTTTTGGGAATGCCCCCGCCTACACCGCAGCTAAACATGGGTTAATTGGGCTCACAAAAGCAGCTGCCATTGAGTATGCCCCCCAAAAAATACGGATCAATGCCGTATGCCCCGGTTTTATTGATACTCCAATGCTGGAACGGGCCGGTATTACTAAAGATGAAGACACGCTAACCTATATTCGATCCCTTCATCCCATGGCACGGCTGGGGAAATCTGAGGAAGTGGCCAATGTGATCGTTTGGCTGGCTTCAGAGGAGGCCTCATTTATTACCGGCCATCCTTTGATGGTTGATGGCGGATATATTGCACGTTAA
- a CDS encoding Hsp20/alpha crystallin family protein, translating into MNRIAKYTGPSPIESFKHQMDRFFDDMSPFTLKSDNGGFMGLDLMTPDTDMMETDKEYIVAVDLPGFQKKDIKINYEDNRLIIKGTRKEETKEEEKDYLHRERYFGEFVRSLTLPTKIKEDKVKASFKDGVLTVTAPKVEVSKPKLVPID; encoded by the coding sequence ATGAACAGAATTGCAAAATATACCGGACCATCTCCGATCGAATCTTTCAAACATCAAATGGATCGTTTTTTTGATGATATGTCACCATTTACGCTGAAAAGTGATAATGGCGGTTTTATGGGATTGGATCTGATGACACCGGACACGGATATGATGGAAACCGATAAGGAATATATTGTTGCAGTAGACCTTCCCGGCTTCCAAAAGAAAGATATCAAGATCAACTATGAAGACAATCGGTTGATCATAAAAGGAACCCGTAAGGAAGAAACCAAAGAAGAGGAAAAAGATTACTTACACCGGGAACGGTATTTCGGTGAATTTGTACGCTCTTTGACCTTACCGACCAAGATCAAAGAAGACAAGGTCAAGGCCTCATTCAAAGACGGAGTACTTACCGTAACCGCTCCTAAAGTGGAAGTAAGTAAACCCAAACTCGTTCCAATTGATTGA